One segment of Syntrophales bacterium DNA contains the following:
- the leuS gene encoding leucine--tRNA ligase: MKRKYRPHEIEEKWQRHWEEEKTFKVTEDPDKEKYYLLEMFPYPSGRIHMGHVRNYTIGDVVARYKMMRGYNVLHPMGWDSFGMPAENAAIERGIHPSEWTNENITNMKKQLKRIGFSYDWDRELSTCDPEYYRWEQLFFLWMLEKDLVYKKESAINWCIGCKTVLANEQVEAGLCWRCSTEVEEKYLEQWFFRITSYVEELLDYCDKLPGWPERVLTMQKNWIGKSQGVEITFPMEAGGDSIKVFTTRQDTLFGATFMLIAPEHPLVMELVKGKPGEKEVSEFVEKVKKQDVMTRTSEYYEKEGIFLDAYCLNPVTNNKMPVYAANFVLADYGTGCVMAVPTHDQRDFEFAQKYSLPMIVVIQNPDNPLDVEKMTEAYVDEGILVNSDQFDGMENMKALDAIVHYLESIDRGRSTVQYRLRDWGISRQRYWGAPIPVIYCEKCGTVPVPESDLPVVLPHDVELRSEGGSPLAKHKPFVETACPTCGGPAKRETDTMDTFVESSWYFNRFCCADYSESPGIDRKKVDYWMPVDQYIGGIEHAILHLLYSRFYTKMLRDFGVLGVDEPFTNLLTQGMVCKETMRCKEHGYLYPDEAKDGECAHCKGEVTTGKTEKMSKSLKNVVDPDYLIEEYGVDTARLFCLFAAPPEKDLEWNDQGVEGSFRFLGRVWRVVMNYLDDIKDVKPFDGKEELEGDLKNLRRKTHQTIKRVTNDIEERFHFNTAISAVMELVNTLYLVKYPDRSDAKALSVIRETVENIVVLLAPIVPHITEELWKMLGKSEKLSDVPWPDYDEAVAAEEEITIVVQINGKLRSRIMVSADEPDERIKEIALSDDRISKLIAGKEVVKKIYVPKKLVNIVVKG; the protein is encoded by the coding sequence ATGAAGAGGAAGTACAGACCGCATGAGATTGAGGAAAAGTGGCAAAGACACTGGGAGGAAGAGAAAACCTTTAAGGTTACGGAGGATCCCGATAAGGAAAAGTACTACCTTCTGGAGATGTTTCCATATCCCTCCGGCAGGATTCACATGGGACACGTGAGAAACTATACTATAGGTGATGTGGTGGCCCGGTATAAAATGATGAGGGGGTACAATGTGCTGCATCCGATGGGTTGGGATTCTTTTGGTATGCCGGCAGAAAATGCTGCTATTGAACGCGGGATTCATCCTTCAGAGTGGACTAACGAGAACATCACAAACATGAAAAAGCAGCTCAAGAGGATAGGTTTCAGCTACGACTGGGACAGGGAACTGTCAACCTGCGATCCTGAGTACTACAGATGGGAGCAACTATTCTTCCTCTGGATGCTTGAGAAAGACCTGGTCTATAAAAAAGAATCAGCAATTAACTGGTGTATTGGCTGCAAGACTGTTTTGGCAAATGAGCAGGTAGAAGCGGGGCTCTGCTGGAGATGCAGTACCGAGGTTGAGGAAAAATATCTTGAACAGTGGTTTTTCCGTATAACGTCTTACGTAGAAGAACTTCTGGATTACTGTGACAAACTTCCCGGTTGGCCAGAGAGGGTTCTTACCATGCAGAAAAACTGGATAGGTAAGAGCCAGGGGGTCGAGATAACCTTTCCAATGGAGGCCGGCGGTGATTCCATAAAAGTTTTTACCACCAGGCAGGACACTCTTTTCGGAGCTACTTTCATGCTGATTGCTCCCGAACATCCTCTCGTGATGGAACTGGTTAAAGGAAAACCGGGGGAGAAAGAGGTCAGCGAATTTGTTGAAAAGGTAAAAAAGCAGGATGTAATGACAAGGACATCCGAGTATTACGAGAAGGAAGGAATATTTCTGGATGCTTACTGCCTTAATCCTGTAACCAACAATAAAATGCCTGTTTATGCCGCAAACTTTGTCCTTGCTGACTATGGTACCGGTTGTGTCATGGCGGTTCCGACTCATGACCAGAGAGACTTTGAATTTGCTCAGAAATACAGCCTTCCGATGATCGTGGTGATTCAAAATCCGGACAATCCGCTTGATGTGGAAAAAATGACAGAGGCTTATGTGGATGAGGGTATTCTTGTTAATTCAGATCAGTTCGATGGTATGGAGAACATGAAAGCCCTCGATGCAATAGTGCATTATTTGGAATCCATTGACAGGGGAAGAAGTACCGTACAATATCGTTTGAGGGACTGGGGGATATCGAGGCAGAGATACTGGGGAGCTCCAATTCCTGTTATTTACTGCGAAAAATGCGGTACGGTACCTGTGCCTGAATCTGACCTTCCGGTTGTTCTTCCACATGACGTGGAGCTGAGGAGCGAAGGGGGGTCCCCGCTGGCAAAACACAAACCCTTTGTAGAGACGGCCTGTCCCACTTGTGGAGGACCGGCTAAAAGAGAAACTGACACGATGGATACCTTTGTGGAATCTTCCTGGTATTTTAACAGATTCTGCTGTGCGGACTATTCAGAGAGTCCGGGCATTGACAGGAAAAAAGTGGATTACTGGATGCCCGTGGATCAGTATATCGGTGGAATTGAACATGCCATACTGCATTTGCTTTATTCAAGGTTCTATACAAAGATGCTAAGGGATTTTGGGGTGCTGGGAGTTGATGAACCATTTACGAATCTCCTTACTCAGGGCATGGTATGTAAGGAAACCATGAGATGCAAAGAACACGGGTACCTGTACCCTGACGAGGCAAAGGACGGTGAATGTGCACACTGCAAGGGTGAGGTTACGACAGGTAAGACGGAGAAGATGTCCAAGTCCCTGAAGAACGTAGTTGATCCCGATTATCTTATTGAGGAATATGGTGTTGACACCGCCAGGCTGTTCTGCCTCTTTGCCGCCCCCCCCGAGAAGGATCTGGAGTGGAATGACCAGGGGGTGGAGGGATCGTTCCGCTTTCTCGGCAGGGTATGGCGTGTTGTGATGAATTACCTTGATGATATCAAGGATGTTAAACCCTTTGATGGGAAGGAAGAGCTTGAGGGGGATCTTAAAAACCTTAGAAGAAAGACTCACCAGACAATAAAGAGGGTAACCAATGATATAGAGGAAAGATTTCACTTCAATACTGCCATAAGTGCTGTTATGGAGCTTGTCAATACGCTATATCTGGTAAAATATCCTGATAGGTCGGATGCTAAAGCTTTATCCGTTATAAGAGAAACCGTTGAAAATATAGTTGTCCTGCTTGCCCCGATTGTTCCCCATATTACGGAGGAGCTCTGGAAGATGCTTGGGAAAAGTGAAAAACTTTCCGATGTTCCCTGGCCGGACTATGATGAGGCGGTTGCTGCAGAAGAGGAAATTACAATAGTCGTGCAAATAAATGGGAAGCTGAGGAGCAGGATTATGGTAAGCGCGGATGAACCTGACGAAAGAATAAAAGAAATAGCGCTCTCTGATGATAGGATAAGCAAACTTATCGCTGGCAAAGAGGTGGTGAAAAAGATATACGTTCCTAAAAAGCTCGTTAATATTGTTGTAAAGGGTTAG
- a CDS encoding TrkH family potassium uptake protein, which yields MKAQNIFHILGAFLFYFGLAMLLPIGWSVYFGEGDLNALVLSLLVTSATGAFFYFLFKPREEKISLTHREGFVIVTGGWILAAAFGSLPYLIYGVFPTFADAFFESMSGFTTTGATVITNIADIPHGILLWRSFTQWLGGMGIIILSIAILPLLGVGGMQLYKAELPSPVKDKLKPRIAETARTLWIVYFIISTVEFILLLFGGMSVFDSMCHTFTTMATGGFSTSDASIAHFRSAYIDAVITVFMLMAGINFSLHYSLLTGNFKTFFKNSELRFFLAVALIATIIVTLNLRMNLFGEMAKSFRYASFQVVSILTTTGYTTDNFAGWPALSKIILLLLMFVGGSAGSTGGSIKCLRILLIIKHSYKELYRLIHPHAVATVKLGKSKVSSEVMGSIWGFFVLYLSLTVIATLIMSFLGLDMMTAFSSVAATIGNVGPGFGMVGPVSTYSEIPCIGKWVLSFCMLVGRLEIYTVIVLLVPEFWKK from the coding sequence ATGAAGGCACAGAACATCTTCCACATCTTAGGGGCATTCCTTTTCTATTTTGGTCTTGCCATGCTCCTTCCCATAGGCTGGTCTGTTTATTTTGGAGAAGGGGATCTCAATGCCCTTGTCTTATCCCTGCTGGTGACATCTGCAACAGGCGCCTTTTTTTATTTTCTCTTCAAGCCGCGTGAGGAGAAAATATCTTTAACCCACAGAGAAGGTTTTGTAATTGTCACTGGCGGATGGATACTTGCCGCTGCGTTTGGGTCTCTTCCCTATCTTATATATGGGGTCTTCCCTACGTTTGCCGATGCATTCTTTGAATCAATGTCCGGGTTTACGACCACCGGGGCAACGGTTATCACAAATATAGCAGACATCCCCCACGGCATCCTTTTGTGGCGTTCTTTCACCCAGTGGCTGGGGGGAATGGGAATTATCATACTATCGATTGCCATTCTTCCACTCCTCGGGGTGGGTGGAATGCAACTGTATAAAGCGGAGCTGCCGAGTCCGGTAAAGGATAAGCTCAAACCTCGCATAGCAGAGACGGCCAGGACTCTCTGGATCGTTTATTTTATTATCTCAACAGTTGAATTTATTCTGCTCCTTTTCGGAGGGATGAGTGTTTTTGATTCCATGTGTCATACTTTCACCACAATGGCTACAGGTGGCTTCTCTACAAGCGACGCCAGTATAGCCCATTTCCGCAGCGCATACATAGACGCTGTCATCACCGTATTTATGCTGATGGCCGGAATCAACTTCTCCCTTCATTACAGCCTGCTGACAGGAAATTTTAAGACCTTCTTTAAAAACAGCGAATTACGTTTCTTTCTTGCCGTTGCACTTATTGCAACGATTATAGTAACGCTCAACCTGCGTATGAATCTCTTTGGCGAGATGGCGAAATCTTTCCGCTATGCCTCCTTCCAGGTGGTTTCCATATTAACCACAACAGGTTATACAACAGACAACTTTGCCGGCTGGCCTGCACTTTCCAAGATTATATTGCTCCTCTTAATGTTTGTAGGGGGATCGGCGGGTTCCACCGGTGGAAGTATAAAGTGTCTCAGAATACTCCTGATAATAAAACACAGCTACAAAGAACTGTACAGGCTTATACATCCCCATGCAGTGGCCACGGTTAAGCTTGGGAAAAGCAAGGTATCCTCAGAGGTGATGGGGAGCATCTGGGGCTTTTTTGTCCTGTACCTTTCGTTGACTGTCATTGCTACCTTAATCATGTCTTTCCTTGGGCTGGATATGATGACGGCCTTTTCGTCGGTTGCGGCAACCATCGGCAATGTAGGGCCGGGATTCGGGATGGTAGGCCCTGTTTCGACTTACAGTGAAATTCCTTGTATTGGAAAGTGGGTCCTGTCGTTCTGTATGCTGGTTGGAAGACTTGAGATCTATACTGTTATTGTCCTTTTGGTACCGGAATTCTGGAAGAAGTAG
- the trkA gene encoding Trk system potassium transporter TrkA, translating into MRIIIIGAGEVGYNIADILSKEGNDVVIIDKDEKQLRMVSENLDVQVIQGSGSSPHVLKEADLDRSDMVVAVTDSDETNMIACLLAATQSKVPLKIARIRNPELNEKSELFGKNHLDIDLCINPEREAVKNAVNLMEFPGASEVIDFAGGRIRLVGFNIDDNCAVIGKKLSEIGELSGGKKVLIVSITRGDKLIVPTGDSVIEKNDYLFAVAESTEVKDVLNFFGKDIDPPKRVIIMGGGITGLMLSELLEKRGISTKIIEKRQDRCEILASKLNKTVCLHGDGTSQELLKEENIQDTDYFIAVTNDEEANILGALLAKQLGAKKVVSLISRVDYVHLISTVGIDGVINPRHAAISKILHYIRKGKIISAAPLYDDRAEIFEVVALETSEITNKPLKEIEFPEGTIVGAIMRGDEVIIPGGDSVVLPGDHVVIFALRSAIPQVEKILTVKLDYFE; encoded by the coding sequence GTGAGAATAATAATAATAGGTGCAGGCGAGGTCGGTTATAACATAGCAGATATCCTTTCTAAAGAGGGCAACGACGTTGTCATTATAGATAAAGATGAAAAACAACTGAGGATGGTCTCTGAAAATCTGGATGTACAGGTGATACAGGGTAGCGGGAGCAGTCCGCATGTTTTGAAAGAGGCTGATCTGGATCGCTCTGATATGGTTGTTGCCGTAACCGATAGTGACGAGACAAATATGATAGCCTGCCTGCTTGCGGCCACACAGTCAAAGGTGCCTCTCAAGATTGCCAGGATAAGAAATCCGGAACTAAACGAAAAATCCGAACTCTTCGGCAAGAACCATCTCGATATAGATCTCTGCATAAATCCGGAGCGTGAAGCGGTAAAAAATGCTGTGAATCTCATGGAGTTTCCCGGTGCTTCAGAGGTTATTGACTTTGCTGGGGGTCGTATTCGGCTTGTAGGGTTTAATATTGATGATAATTGTGCTGTGATAGGAAAAAAACTGAGTGAAATCGGGGAACTGAGCGGTGGAAAAAAAGTTTTAATTGTATCTATAACCCGTGGAGATAAGCTGATTGTACCGACTGGTGATTCGGTTATTGAGAAAAACGATTATCTCTTTGCTGTAGCGGAGTCGACTGAAGTCAAGGATGTACTTAATTTCTTCGGGAAGGATATTGATCCTCCCAAAAGGGTTATAATAATGGGTGGAGGAATCACGGGCCTCATGCTGTCTGAACTGCTTGAGAAGAGAGGTATTTCCACCAAGATCATCGAAAAGAGACAGGACAGGTGCGAAATCCTGGCATCCAAATTAAATAAAACCGTCTGCCTCCATGGTGATGGGACAAGCCAGGAGCTACTCAAGGAAGAGAACATTCAGGATACCGATTACTTTATTGCGGTCACAAATGATGAAGAGGCCAATATTTTGGGTGCCCTTCTGGCAAAGCAGCTTGGAGCCAAAAAAGTGGTATCCCTGATAAGCAGGGTGGACTACGTTCATCTTATCTCTACGGTTGGTATAGATGGTGTCATAAATCCGAGACATGCCGCAATCAGCAAGATATTACACTACATAAGGAAGGGAAAGATTATTTCGGCCGCACCTCTGTACGATGACAGGGCGGAAATCTTTGAAGTTGTTGCGCTGGAGACGTCGGAAATAACGAATAAACCATTGAAAGAGATCGAATTCCCAGAGGGTACGATAGTAGGCGCCATCATGCGAGGAGATGAAGTTATCATTCCAGGTGGCGACTCTGTTGTCCTTCCGGGAGACCATGTTGTGATTTTTGCCCTCCGCAGCGCAATTCCGCAGGTGGAAAAAATCCTGACAGTCAAGCTGGATTATTTTGAATGA
- the nusB gene encoding transcription antitermination factor NusB yields the protein MGRRRKAREIALQVLYQIDVLQIDAKEATQLFWSNFEVSEEASEFSSRLIEGTWNHREGIDKLIDSCSENWSLGRMARVDRNILRMATYELLYCHDIPYKVTLNEAIDLGKIYGSENSGSFINGILDALYVRLQRENAD from the coding sequence ATGGGTCGCAGGAGAAAGGCAAGAGAGATTGCCTTGCAGGTTCTTTATCAGATTGATGTTTTACAGATTGATGCCAAAGAGGCCACCCAGCTTTTCTGGAGCAATTTTGAAGTGTCGGAAGAGGCAAGTGAATTCTCTTCCAGGTTAATAGAGGGCACATGGAATCACAGAGAAGGAATAGACAAGCTCATTGACAGTTGTTCCGAAAACTGGTCTCTCGGAAGAATGGCAAGGGTGGATAGGAATATACTCCGAATGGCCACATATGAGCTTTTATACTGCCATGATATTCCTTACAAGGTAACCCTTAATGAGGCAATAGATCTTGGGAAAATTTATGGTTCAGAGAATTCAGGTTCTTTTATAAACGGTATTCTGGATGCCTTGTATGTAAGGTTGCAAAGGGAAAATGCAGATTAG
- a CDS encoding M17 family peptidase N-terminal domain-containing protein: protein MQIRISTKPLDIIKHEGLVLGFFSNERPPRGYCGLIDWRLNGMISTKIANGKITGIFMEKVLIAPHQRIPSSKVLLFGLGEATELTYDTLYMAGYDISHTITKINCVDFAFDIPAIGRCNLEVPLMTEAMITGCFDFLFKNIEKWGSVSPCILGDEACIDEIVLGLHKFKVSVKEKVKINILEGQ from the coding sequence ATGCAGATTAGGATATCGACAAAACCGCTGGATATTATCAAGCATGAAGGTCTGGTTCTCGGATTCTTTTCTAACGAAAGACCGCCGAGAGGGTACTGTGGCCTTATTGATTGGCGTCTCAACGGCATGATTTCAACAAAGATTGCGAATGGTAAAATTACCGGCATCTTCATGGAAAAAGTTCTTATTGCCCCTCATCAACGAATCCCCTCTTCAAAGGTGTTGCTTTTTGGTTTAGGAGAAGCGACTGAACTAACCTATGATACATTATATATGGCAGGATATGATATTTCTCATACAATCACAAAAATAAATTGCGTTGACTTTGCCTTTGACATCCCGGCCATCGGCAGGTGTAATCTGGAAGTACCGCTGATGACAGAGGCCATGATTACGGGATGCTTTGATTTTCTTTTTAAAAATATCGAAAAGTGGGGTTCAGTTTCACCCTGTATACTGGGTGATGAGGCCTGTATTGACGAGATTGTTCTTGGCTTGCACAAGTTTAAGGTGAGCGTCAAGGAGAAGGTCAAAATCAATATTTTGGAAGGACAATAA
- a CDS encoding sulfurtransferase TusA family protein: MVEVDVRGLGCPIPVVRTKKVIEQNPNEQVTVLVETAVSKENVCRLAESKKYSVQVEETAGDEYKMLLTPSGK, from the coding sequence ATGGTTGAAGTCGATGTGCGAGGTTTAGGTTGCCCTATACCTGTGGTGAGAACAAAAAAGGTTATTGAGCAAAACCCGAACGAACAGGTAACCGTCCTCGTAGAAACCGCAGTTTCTAAGGAAAATGTATGCCGACTTGCAGAAAGCAAAAAATATTCAGTACAGGTGGAGGAAACAGCCGGGGATGAGTATAAAATGCTGCTGACCCCTTCCGGAAAGTAA
- the selD gene encoding selenide, water dikinase SelD, translating to MDDKTKIRLTETTHGAGUACKIGPGDLHRALCGLPLQSDPNLIAGIESAEDAGVYKLSDDLAIIQTLDFFTPIVDDPYTFGQVAAVNSLSDVYAMGGKPITAMNIICFPINKMDIGVLRQILLGGLDKMREAEVVLVGGHSVEDDELKYGLSVTGIIHPDKVLFNRGARVGDKLILTKPLGTGIINTALKGEMADDDLVAKSIECMLTLNKRAAELMTEFADIHACTDVTGFGFLGHACEMVEGSDVGMIIHSYLVPYFQEIQELVEMGIVPGGLHRNKEFRMHMIKAGPDCPGWMVDILFDPQTAGGLLIALPSEQAEKLLKRMHDEGIEEAAIVGEVVSKPKGEIVVL from the coding sequence ATGGACGACAAGACAAAAATACGTCTCACAGAGACAACACATGGTGCCGGATGAGCCTGCAAGATAGGTCCGGGGGACCTTCACAGAGCTCTGTGCGGATTGCCGCTCCAGTCCGATCCGAACCTGATTGCAGGGATAGAAAGTGCTGAGGATGCAGGTGTTTATAAGTTGAGCGATGACCTCGCCATTATTCAGACACTCGATTTCTTCACACCCATCGTTGACGATCCCTATACCTTCGGCCAGGTTGCAGCAGTAAACTCTTTATCCGATGTCTATGCCATGGGGGGAAAGCCGATTACAGCCATGAACATAATCTGTTTTCCCATAAACAAGATGGATATCGGGGTACTCCGGCAGATTCTTCTTGGTGGTCTGGACAAGATGCGGGAGGCAGAAGTAGTTCTGGTCGGTGGACACAGCGTGGAAGATGATGAGCTAAAGTATGGGCTATCTGTTACCGGGATCATCCATCCTGATAAGGTGCTGTTCAACAGGGGAGCCAGAGTTGGTGATAAACTTATCCTGACCAAGCCTCTGGGAACAGGGATTATCAATACAGCACTGAAGGGAGAGATGGCCGATGATGATCTGGTAGCCAAATCAATAGAATGCATGCTCACTCTAAACAAAAGGGCGGCGGAATTGATGACGGAGTTTGCCGATATTCACGCGTGCACAGATGTAACCGGTTTCGGGTTTCTCGGTCATGCCTGTGAGATGGTAGAAGGAAGCGATGTGGGAATGATTATTCATTCTTACCTGGTCCCCTACTTCCAAGAAATCCAGGAGCTGGTAGAAATGGGGATAGTGCCGGGAGGATTGCACAGAAACAAGGAATTTCGCATGCACATGATCAAGGCAGGTCCCGATTGTCCCGGCTGGATGGTGGATATCCTCTTCGATCCGCAAACTGCCGGCGGTTTACTCATTGCCTTACCTTCAGAACAGGCAGAAAAGTTATTGAAAAGGATGCATGATGAGGGTATAGAAGAAGCGGCTATCGTTGGTGAGGTTGTATCGAAACCCAAAGGGGAAATCGTGGTATTATAA
- the rpsT gene encoding 30S ribosomal protein S20 gives MATHKSAEKRNKQNEKQRMRNTSIKTHVKTRVKAVLKSVKDKDIEGAKSALASVIPVIDKASAKGVLHKNTASRKISRLTKRVNTLHTLES, from the coding sequence TTGGCAACACATAAATCCGCAGAAAAGAGAAACAAACAGAATGAAAAACAGAGGATGAGAAACACATCGATAAAGACCCACGTAAAGACGAGGGTCAAGGCGGTTCTCAAGTCTGTTAAAGATAAAGATATCGAAGGGGCAAAGAGCGCCCTTGCCAGTGTTATACCTGTTATAGACAAGGCCTCAGCCAAGGGTGTCCTTCATAAAAATACTGCGTCGCGAAAAATTTCAAGACTGACCAAGAGAGTAAACACCCTTCATACTTTAGAATCCTGA
- a CDS encoding NAD(P)H-hydrate dehydratase: MMLICGTVPIKGFPLTLGEIKTKVGSLIINDLEIPCTQGTAALISAASATTCHLNITPPQALLVGDNGEGKGSRLLYEYLIKNISELSPAVLVLHYCLPVMGLMRRLCESIEKCPKKPIMIADASSMYAAKAAGLAAKFDIFTPDFCEMAFLADPDATHPAYISRHLFDTDITQAPELVADAYRNNNAAKMLLIKGAVDYIVENGKILDTITEPDIPELEAIGGTGDTITGMVSAFVYAELELHQAAIIATRANRMAGKYAQATPATRIPEIISQLPAVFKDHLCEWSGVCIP; encoded by the coding sequence ATGATGCTCATCTGTGGAACAGTCCCGATAAAGGGCTTCCCGCTGACGCTGGGAGAGATTAAAACTAAAGTGGGATCATTGATCATAAATGATCTGGAAATCCCATGTACACAGGGTACTGCAGCCCTGATCAGCGCCGCATCAGCTACCACCTGTCATCTGAACATCACTCCACCCCAGGCACTATTAGTTGGCGACAATGGTGAAGGAAAAGGAAGCAGATTACTTTATGAGTATTTGATAAAGAATATTTCCGAACTTTCACCGGCCGTGCTGGTACTTCACTATTGCCTTCCCGTTATGGGCTTGATGAGACGGCTGTGTGAATCTATAGAGAAATGTCCTAAAAAGCCGATTATGATTGCGGATGCATCTTCGATGTATGCAGCAAAAGCAGCAGGATTGGCAGCAAAATTTGACATCTTCACTCCGGATTTCTGTGAGATGGCTTTTTTAGCTGATCCGGACGCCACACACCCCGCTTATATCAGCAGGCACCTTTTCGATACCGATATAACGCAGGCTCCCGAATTGGTGGCTGATGCTTATCGTAACAATAATGCAGCAAAGATGTTGCTTATTAAGGGAGCGGTTGATTATATAGTTGAAAATGGCAAAATCTTGGATACTATTACTGAACCTGATATACCCGAGCTTGAAGCCATAGGGGGAACGGGTGATACTATTACGGGTATGGTTTCTGCTTTTGTCTATGCTGAACTGGAATTACATCAGGCAGCAATTATTGCAACCAGGGCAAATCGTATGGCCGGAAAATACGCACAGGCTACGCCGGCTACGAGGATTCCAGAAATTATTTCCCAACTTCCTGCGGTGTTCAAGGATCATTTGTGCGAGTGGAGTGGAGTCTGTATTCCTTGA
- the ribE gene encoding 6,7-dimethyl-8-ribityllumazine synthase — protein sequence MSKIIEGKIIAKGMKFGLVASRFNDFICERLIGGAEDALKRAGADEKDIYIVKVPGAFEIPLTAKKLAKSGKFDAVICLGAVIRGATPHFEYISAEVSKGIAVVALETEIPIAFGVITADTIEQAIERAGSKFGNKGWDAAISAIEMVDLFRKL from the coding sequence ATGTCAAAAATTATCGAAGGAAAAATTATTGCAAAGGGTATGAAGTTTGGCCTGGTCGCCAGCCGTTTTAATGATTTCATTTGTGAGAGGCTCATAGGTGGTGCCGAAGATGCCCTTAAAAGGGCTGGAGCGGATGAAAAAGATATATATATTGTGAAAGTTCCCGGAGCTTTTGAGATACCGCTGACAGCCAAGAAGCTTGCAAAGAGCGGTAAATTTGATGCCGTTATATGTCTTGGTGCTGTGATAAGGGGAGCCACTCCTCATTTTGAGTACATTAGTGCCGAGGTTTCGAAGGGAATTGCCGTTGTGGCATTAGAGACCGAAATTCCAATAGCCTTTGGTGTCATTACTGCGGATACAATTGAACAAGCGATAGAAAGAGCAGGTTCAAAATTTGGTAACAAGGGCTGGGATGCCGCAATCTCTGCTATAGAAATGGTCGATCTTTTCAGGAAGTTATAG
- a CDS encoding LptE family protein: protein MIWRILKTNFLTVIVAFFFLAAGCGYHFSPAGDHIDKRLETVFVDNFSNNTSEANVENYFRNSFIDQFRKGSRFKLVNSKNLADTVLKGSINSLVTPHLAYSASKLAKENRVTVTMEVVFEERETKKIIWANKNLSENEDYLVDESNPNTTETNRTTALKKLAEDTAEKTYRYIMSGF from the coding sequence ATGATTTGGCGAATACTGAAAACAAATTTTCTTACAGTTATCGTGGCATTTTTTTTTCTTGCCGCTGGTTGCGGATACCACTTCTCTCCGGCGGGAGATCACATAGATAAAAGACTTGAAACGGTTTTTGTTGATAATTTTTCCAACAATACCAGTGAAGCAAATGTTGAAAACTATTTCAGGAACTCATTTATTGATCAGTTTAGAAAAGGAAGCAGATTCAAGCTGGTTAACAGTAAAAACCTTGCCGATACTGTATTAAAGGGGAGTATAAACAGCCTTGTTACTCCTCACCTTGCTTACAGCGCATCCAAATTGGCCAAGGAAAACCGCGTAACTGTGACCATGGAAGTTGTGTTTGAGGAGAGAGAAACCAAGAAAATTATCTGGGCGAATAAAAATCTTTCAGAGAATGAAGATTACTTAGTTGATGAAAGTAACCCGAATACAACTGAAACTAATAGAACAACTGCCCTCAAGAAACTTGCTGAAGACACAGCCGAAAAGACATACCGATATATTATGTCAGGATTCTAA